GATTCCGACGCCCTGAAGTTTACGTAAACATCGCTGCGGGGGCAGCCCGGCCGATGGTTTGGCCGCTCCTGTGTGTCCAGCGTGTTTACGTAAACATGGCGTGGCGATTCGGTGGAGCAGGGAGGAGCGGAACGGTGGTTCCCAGCACCGCAGGCAAGAAGGCCCAGTGCCCGGCGGCCGACCGCCCCGGCGCGGCGAGCGCCGACCGAACGCCGGCTCGACGGTGGACGCCGGCCGACCGTCGTGACGGCCGGTCCCGCCAAGAGCTTGGGGTCATGTGTGCCCTGAGAACGTCGACGCCGACACGGAGGCGCGCGCCCGCGGCGCCTTCCCCACCGCTCCCGCGCCGCTGAGCCTCTCCTTCTCCCTCACGCCAACAAGCACGCCTCTCCTTCTCCCTCACGCCAACACGCGCAGAGGGCGCCGGTCTCCCTCACGCCGACAAGCACAGAGGGCGCCGGTAGCCACCGGCCGGCACCGGGTCCATCCACGCCGAGCCGACATCGCCCGTCCGCCCCGGCACACCTCCCGACGGCCGCTCCCCCCTACGCAGAGTCCCCCTGCACCGAGCCGCCACCTCCTGAAAGGGCAAGTTGATGCGCAAGACCCCCGCCAGAACCCCCTTCACCCCGCGGTTGCGTGCCGCCGTCGTGGCGGTCGCGATCGCCGCGGTCAGCGGTACGACCCTCGCGGGCAGCCCCGCCTCCGCCGCCCCGACCACCGACACGACCCAGTTCAAGGGCGTCAACTGGGCCGACCCGCGTGACAACTACGCCGACGACCCGGTCGTACTGTCCGGCCTGTCGACCACCGACACCTACGCCCAGACCTACGCCAAGGCCAGCCGGGTCATCTCGGCGTTCCGCGCGAACCTCGGTGCCAACACCGTCCGGCTGCCCATCAACCCGTACACGGTCAACGGCCCCTACTGGAAGTCGTATCGGGGCGTCATCGACGCGGCGACCGCCCAGGGCTTCAAGGTCATCGTCTCCTACTGGGAGGGAACGGGCGCCCAGAAGGACGGCTTCATCGACGACCAGGCCACCTACTGGCCCATGTGGAACACCGTGGTCAAGGCCTACAAGGGCAACTCCCGGGTCTACTTCGAGCCGATGAACGAGCCGCACGGCTACACCGACACCGAGTGGGCCGACATCGCCGCCAAGTGGCTGGCCACCTACCCGGCGGTCCCGCGGGGCCGGGTGTTCGTCAGCGGCGCGGGCTACAACGACCACGTCACCTCGGTCTGCGCCGACCCGCGTCTGAAGGGCACCTATCTCTCGCTGCACCACTACGGGTTCTGGAAGGACTACGCCACTTACGACCAGTGGGTGGCCGACCTCAAGGAGCGCATCGGGGACTGCGCGGGCCGGACCGTCGCCGACGAGTTCGGGGCGCCCATGACCACCGGCCTCGACTACAACAAGGCGACTCCCGACAACAACTCCATCAATTTCATCCAGGCCGACACCGACACCTTCCGCAAGCTCGGGATGGGGTCCGTGTACTGGCCCGGCCTGCGCACCGATGACACGTACTCGATCCAGAAGCTGATCGGTGACGCCACCCGCCCCTGGCTGGCCACCACCAACCAGTCCGGTGCGGACCGGCTCGCCTGGGCCTGGGGCCGCGGCAGGGCCGTCCGTCCCTGACCCGGTCGCCCCGTTCAACTGCCGGTCGGCCGCGGTGTTCTCGCACCGCGGCCGACCGCGTGAACCATCAGGACTACACGCGCTCCGACAGGATCATTGCCTCGGTTGTGATCGGGTCTTCGGGTGATTCTGGCTCATCAGTCACCCCGTCACGAGTGACTGTCACCTGGCTCGCCATCAACTACCTTGCCATTACGCGAAGTTGAGTCACATCGGTGACGACGACCCGAGCGGCCGCTCGCCCCCAGGGGGTCGTCAGTCGGCTGCCCCTGGATGCGGCGAGCCCGCTGTGCATCCCGGAGGACCTGTCGGTCGGAGCCCGCCACGACTACCAGCTCACGGCGCGGGACGCGGTCGTACTGCGGCTGAGCCACCGGCAGATGGGCCTGGGCGGCGACAGCAGCTGGGGAGCGCACACGCACGACGAGTGCGAGCTGTTCGCCGACCGCGACTACTCCTACACCTACCGGCTGCGTTCCGTCGCCGACATCGACAAGGCGCTCGAGGCCGTACGGCGGCCCACGGCAGGGGAGTTCACCGGGTAGCGCTCGGGCGGCCGGGAGTCAGCCGCAGCGGGGGAGTCGACAACGGACGTCCACTGTGAACAGTTGAGTGTCCGTCATAGGGGTCGATCGGCGGATAAGTCGGGCCGTTCGGCCCCTTGTCGTGGGCGCGCGGCGCACTCACCCTGACGCCATCTCCACCGAGCTGCTCAGGGGGACCGTCATGTCGCGGCCGCGCTCTGCCCTTCGAAGACTCCTCGCCGTCCTGTCCGCCTGCGTGTTGGGCGCTTCCGCCGGGTTGGCGCTCGCCCCGGTCGCGACGGCCGAACCGGCCACGCCGGTCGGCTATCCGGCGGGCGCGACCGCCACCCGGTACGCCGGGCTCGCCTTCGACACCTGCACGGCCCCGTCCCTGGCCACCGTGCAGGCCTGGAGCGCCTCGCCGTACCGCGCACTCGGCGTCTACGTCTCGGGCGTCAACCGCACCTGCGCACAGCCGCAGTTGACCGCCGCGTGGGTGGCGTCCGTGTCGCATCTCAAGTGGCGCCTGCTGCCCATCCACAAGGGCCTGCAGCCTCCCTGCGGGGCCCGGCCGTCCGACGCCAAGATCAGCACGAGCCCGGCGACGGCCCGGTCGCAGGGCACCAGCGCGGCCGGAGAGGCGGTGGCGGCGGCCAAGAACCTGGGCATGCTGACCGGCAGCGCCCTCTACAACGACATCGAGAACTACCCCCAGACCGACAGCGCCTGCCGCGCCGCCGTGCTGAACTACGCCTCGGCGTGGACCAAGGAGCTGCACCGGCTCGGATACGTCTCCGGCGTCTACATGAACCTCACCCTGGGCGCCAAGCAACTGGCCGACGTCTACACCTCGACGACGTACGCACGACCCGATGCCCTGTGGATCGCACGCTACGACGGCGTCGACTCCCTCAAGGGCTGGGCCGGCGTCGCCGACTCCAAGTGGGCCGTGCACCAGCGTGCCAAGCAGTTCCGCGGCGGCCACGACGAGACGTACGGCGGCGTCACCGTGAACATCGACACCGACCGGCTCGACGCGCCTGTCGCCACGGTCGCGTACTCCTACAAGGTGACCAGCACCACCACACTCAACGCCCGCACCGGCCCCTCCACGAGCTACTCCGTCGCCGCGACGTACGCGCCCGGCTCGGCGCTGAAGGTGGTCTGCCAGGCACCCGGCTCCAAAGTCGGCACCACGTCCGTGTGGGACAAGCTCGGCACCGGCAGCTATGTCTCGGACCACTACGTCAACACGCCGTCGACGACCGGCTACAGCTCACCCCTGCCCCGCTGCACCTACCCGTACCAGGTGACCTCGCCGAGCGGCCTCACCGAACGCAGCGGCCCCGGCGCGGGGTACACCACCGTCGGCACGTCGCCCAACGGGGCGCTGGCATGGGTCACTTGTCAGCGCGCCGGTTCGACGGTGGGCACGACCAAGGTCTGGGACCGGCTCGACAACGGGCACTACGTGTCGGACTACTACGTGGCCACACCCAGCAACACCACGTACAGCAAGCCCGCTCCGCGCTGCTGACCGGGCGGGTCCTCCAGGGCATCGGCGCGGCGCTGCTGTCCCCGGCCGCGCCGTCGATCGTCACGACCAACATCCACGGCGAGGAACGCAACAAGGCCCTGGGCGTATGGGCGGCGATCGGCGGCACCGGCTCGGCGGCGCCCTGACCGACGGCCCCGGCTGGCAATGGGTGGTCTTCTACATCAACATCCCCGTCGGCATCCTCGCCCTGGCCGCCCTCCCGAGGCTGCTCCCGGCCCCCGCGCCGCGGCCCGCCCGGCTCGATCTGCCCGGCGCCCTACTGGTCACCGCGGGCACCGGCTCGCTCATGTACGGCCTGGTGAAGGCGGGCGACAGCGGCTGGGCCGGCCTCTCCGCCGTGCTGCCGCTCGTCGGTGCCCTTGTGCTCTACGGTGTGTTCGTCACCGTCGAACGCACAGGGCGGGCTCCGCTGATGGACCTGCGGATGCTCACCCGGCGTCCGGTGGTCGCGGGCGCGTTCCTGATGCTGGTCGCCACCGCTCTGCTGATCGCGTACTGCTTCCTGGGCTCGGTCCATCTCCAACATGCGCGCGGTCTCAGTCCGCTCAGGACAGGGCTGGTGTTCCTGCCGGTGGCCGTCGCCACGGGGGTCTGCGTGCTCCTCGTACCGCGGGGGAAGCCGCAGTTGACAGGTGGGCCGCATGTGCACTGACCGGCGCCATGACGCCCATCGGGCTGTCAGGTCCTGAAGATGCCGTGCGGCACACGGAGGTTGCCGGCGGCGCTGCACCCTTAAGCTCTGCCTGGGGTAGAACGACGGGGGTGCGCGCATGCATGTGCCTGATCCGAGCAAGTCACGTCTGGTGCTCATCGGGACCGGAACGTACGCGGACGACGCGCTGTACGACCTGCCCTCCGTGAGGCGGGGTACGACAGCACTCGTAGACCTGCTGACGCAGTCGCGGACCGGGCTCTTTGGTCCCCGGGACCCCGTGGTGCTGCTGGATGCGGAGCCTCGGGACATGAGCAGAGCCCTGGACCAGGCGTCGAAGCAGGCAGAGGACACGCTCGTTCTGTACTACGCGGGCCATGGGCTGGTGGACGACAGGGGTGAGCTGTACCTCGGGGCGAGGTCGACCGACCCCGGCCTCCTCGCGACGACCGCACTGGCCTTCAGGGTGGTCAGGGACGTCCTGGCCGCCAGCAGGGCGCGCTACCTACTGGTGATCCTCGACTGCGACTTCAGTGGGCGGGCCGTGGGTGCCAGGACTGACGACGAGAGTGCGCTCTCCGGACAATTGCATGTCGAGGGGACGTACGTGCTGGCCTCGTCGTCGGGCACGCAGGTGTCGTTCGTTCACGAAAAGGACGAGTACCCGGCCTTCACCGCTGAGCTCATCAATCTCCTCCGTCGAGGCGCGAGCGACGGGCCGGAATTCCATACGCCGGAGTCCCTCTTCCACAGCCTCACCAGGGCAGCAACCAGCAAGGGAATACCCCGTCCGATGCGGACGGTGATGGGCGACGTCGATCTGGCCCTGGCCAGGAACATCGCCTACCGCGAACCTCGTACCGAGTCCCTCCTGCCCGAAGCCGAAGCCGAAGCCGAAGCCGAAGCCGAGGTTGAAGCCGAAGCCGAAGCTGCCCCGCTGCCCCGGTGGTCCGTACCCGGCTTCGCGGGGGAGACCTTTGCCGGGCCGGACCTGCTCGGCGTGGAAGGGGACGCGACCGCGCTGGCCGTGCTGCTCGCGTCGCGGACGCTGAGCCCGCCGCTCGCCCTGGGATTGTTCGGCAACTGGGGGAGCGGCAAGACCTTCTTCATGCACCGGCTCGAAGAAGGCATACAGAAGTTGACCAGCGAGGCGGGCGAGGACTCCGCGTTCTGCGACCAAGTGGTCAGCGTGTGGTTCAACGCCTGGCACTACGCCGAGGCCAATGTGTGGGCGAGCCTCCTCCAACAGATCTTCGGACAGTTGTGCCGCGTCAAGGACGCGCCCGAGCGGATGCTCGACGAGGCGATGCGGCAGGTGCGGGGAGTGCAGGAGACCAAGGCTGAGGCTCTCGCGGAGAGCAAGGCCGCCCAGCGCACCGTGGTGAAGGCCAAGGCAGAGGTCGACCGGGTCGAGAAGGAGCACCAGCATGCCCTGGAGGAGGCGGCGAAACCACGCGTCCAGGATCTCCTGGCAGCCGACAGCAAGGCCCTGACCGCATTCGAGAAGGCGGCCAAAGCCGTGGGGCTGGGCACATTCGCATCCGGCGCCCGCGGCATCGCCGAAGCCATCAGGGTCTCCCGTGAACTCGCCGAGAACCGGGGGCGATTCGCGGTCGCCGGAACCTGGTACCGCACGCCGCTGCTTCTCGGCCTTGGGATCGCGGCCGTGTTGGGGGTCGCGGCATTCGTCGTCGGCAGCCTGATGCACTGGCCGTCCGGTTGGGCGGCCACGGCGGTGGGCCTGTTGTCGGGTGCGTTCGCCGGGCAGAAGCGTTACACCACGCTGGCGGGCACTCTGCTCCAGCCCGCACAGGAATTGATCAAGGAGGCCGACGCGCGGCGGGACACATTGCTGGCCGAGCAGCAGGCCAAAGAGCAGACCGTACGGGACAGCCTGCGCCTGGCCAATGCCTCCTTGGCGCTGGCCAAGGAGGCATTGGCCAGCGCCAAGGAGCGAATGCGGGAGGCCGTCGACGCGCTGGACCAACTCACGGGCGAGCGGTTGCTGGAGCGCTACCTCGCCGAGCGCGTCGCCGACGCCGAGTACGACCGCTACCTCGGAGTGGTCGCGCTGGCGCACCGCGATCTGCGCGACCTGGAGGCCTTCCTGCGCAAGTACAAGGAGGACGGCGGCGCGGGCATCGACCGGATCGTGCTCTACATCGACGACCTCGACCGCTGCCCGCCGAAGGTGGTGGCGACCGTGCTGGAGGCCGTCCATCTGCTGCTGGCCCTGCCCCTGTTCGTCGTGGTGGTGGGGGTCGACGCCCGTTGGCTCAGCCGGTCTCTTCTCGACCAGCATCCGCTCCTGCTGAGCGGCGACGACACCGCCGAGCCCAACGCCCCACGGAGCCACGCAAACCCGGGGGACTACCTCGACAAGATCTTCCAACTGAGCTACAGCCTGCCGCCCATGACACGGAAGAACTCCGTCGACCTGCTCACCCACAGCGCCCTCGCCGGCCAACGCCGGGCAGACGAGGGGAGCGCCGACCTGGAAGCAACCGTTTCGGCGACCGCCGATGGATTTGTGACGCCGTCCGCTGAATCGGCCACCGATGCCGCGCCCCAGCCCGGCATCCCCGAATCGGTCCCCCTGGCCCGCGACATCGGCGAGGCAGCCGCCGAAGCATTGGTTCTCGGTTCGGACGAACTGCGCCTGCTCGAAGCCGTCGCCCCCGTGGTCGGGTCCTCGCCCCGCATCGCCAAGCGGTTCCTCAACGTCTACCGCGTCATGAAGGCACGGATCGTGACCGATCGCGAGCTCCAGGACCGCCTCGGACCGTCCGGCGACGTATCGCTGATGGTGCTCACGGCGCTCATCGTGGGTTTCCCGGTCGCCGTCCCGAACGCCTTGGCGGTCGCTCCGCACGAACTTCCCGTGCGGGACTGGCTGAACACCGGCGTCCGGCCCGCGCTGAGCGGCGCTGAAGCCGCGCGGCTTTCTGAATTCATGGATACGGCCCAGGAGTTGGACGGCCTCACCGTCGGTGCATTGTGGTCGTGGCTGCCGTTGGTGCGGCGGTACGCGTGGCCGGTCGCGGCGGCGGATGCCTGACGTAAACGCCGCATGGTCGACTGTGCCAGCATGAGCCCGTGACCGAACCGCAGCCCCACCCGTCCGGCGTCGAACTCCTGGAGGTCCGCCGGGTCCGTCTGGTCGAAGCCGACCCGCCCCGGGTGTCGCCGGAGGAACGGCGGGTCATGAATCGCGAGTGGGACGCGTTGGTCGCGGTCAACCCGAGCTTCTTCGACGGGCCGGTGGCGGTGTGCGTGGGAGCGGAGTGGGAGGCGCCGCACAGCCTGGCGGTGTCCTGGGCGCGGGCGACGTACCGGCTCTTCGCCTTGCGCCGCGTCGAGGGTGCCATCGCGTGGCTGCCGTCCCTCTTCGTCGGTGTCCTCCAACCGACGGACGACGGGCGCCTGTTGGTGGGGCGCATGTCGCCGTCCACTGCCGCGCCCGGCCGCTGGCAGCTGCCGGGCGGCTGCGTCGAACCGCCGCCCGGCGATGGGGAGCCCCTCGACCTGGCCGCGCTTCGTCGGCATGCCGCGCGGGAACTGGCCGAGGAGACCGGCATCGAGACCCCGCCCGACGACCTGACGCTGTGGTGCGTCACGCGCGGTGCTGAAAGCAACCTCGGTTTCCTGTTCCTCGCTCCGCACCTGCCGCCGCACCTGCTCCACGAACGCTTTGCGGCGCTCGTGTCGTCCGAGACGGCGCTGGGCCGCGACCCGGAACTGGACCGGATCGCCCTTGTCGGCGCCCCGACCGAGCTGGCCGACCTCGGTGGCCCCCTGGTGAACTACCTGGAGCCGGTGGTCGGCCGCTATGCGGATGCCGTGCACGGGCATTGAGCGAGCAGCCTCCGGTCACTGGAACGAGCATCCCGGATTGGGGGCGTCCTCGGAGAAGGGCGCCCCGTGCGGGAGGACGTACAGGACGTCCAGTACGAGGGGTGTGCTGCCGAGGTTGCGGCCGATGTGGACGTGGTCGGACCCGCTCGGCTCCACGATGGTGCTCCCCGTCCTGTAGACGCCGTCCGACGCGCACGTCGAGTCGAAATGGCTCAACGTGCCCTGCTTGACCACCCCGTACAGCGGTCCGTCGTGGTAGTGCCAGCCGGTGCTCTGGCCGGCCGGGACCGTGATCTCGCGCACGGTGTAGTCGGTGTCGCCCACGGTGGTCTGGGCGATGATCTTGGCGGTGACGCCGGGGCCGGGTGGCGTGGCGTGAGCGGTACCGCCGACGAAGGTCGTGGCCAGGAGCGTGAGTGCGGCCAGTGTCGTACGAGCCGAGTTGCGCATGGAGGGGTCCTTTACCGGTCGAGGGACGCGAGTTCCTCCCGTATATGCCTCAACGGAGGTGTGTGCGAACCGAATGGGGGACTTCCCTGCACTCGGTCGGCCGTGTGATCCGTCCTCCGCGCGTTGCGTGCCTCTGCGGTCAGACGGGCAGCAGCCGTGCCACGAGCTCGCTGAGCTGCTGGACGTTGCGGCACTCGTGCATCTCGACGACCTCGGCGTAGTCGAGGGCCGCGGAGTCGCCGGTGCCCCACTGGGAGGTGCCCTCGGGGTTCAACCAGTAGACGCGGCGGGCCCGTTCGCCGATGCGGCGCAGGGCCGCGAGGTTCGGGTCGCTCATGTTCGTACGGGCGTCACCCAGGACGAACACGGAGCTGCGGGGACCGACCGCGTCGACGTATCGCTCCGCGAACTCACCCAGCGCCACGCCGTAGTCGCTGCTGCCGTGCCAGCCCGTCAAGGTCGCGTGCTCCTGAATGCGGGCCGCGAGCCCCTCCGCGTCGGCGGCACCGCGGACGACCAGCCCGGTCACCTCGTCGATACGGTTGACGAAGGCGAACACGCGGACCTTGCTGAACTGGTCGTGCAGCGCCTGCACGAGCAGCATCGTGAAGTCGGAGAACCCCGCCACGGATCCGGACACATCACACAGCAGCACGAGTTCGGGGCGCACCGGGCGGCGCCGGCGCAGCACCGGGCGCATCGGCACGCCGCCCGTCGACAGTGAGCCGCGCAGGGTGCGGCGCAGGTCGATGCTGCCGCGTGAGGCACGGCGGCGGCGCGCCGCCAGCCGGGTGGCCAGCTTGCGGGCCAGCGGCTGCACCGTGCGGCGCAGCTCGGCCAGTTGGGTGCGTCCGGCGAAGAGGAAGTCGACCCGGTCGGCGGTCGGGGCGACGGCCCGGCGGGCGATCTCGTCCCTGCCGCGCCGCTCGGCCACCCTGCGGCGCGCCTCGGTGCCCACCAGCCGCCTGAACTCCTCGATGCGCCGCCGGAGTTCGTCGTCGAGGAGCCGGTCCGTGAACGCTGCCGCCCCGGCGGACCGTGCACCCTGCGCCCGGACACTCGCGCGGACGGGGGCCAGCAGTGTCTGCGGGCGCAGCCGGTCCAGTGTCTGGTACGACGACCACCCGTCCGACCCCGATGAACTCCCGTACGCGCCGAAGACATCCACCGCCTCGGCCGCCAGTTGCGCCATCAGCGCCTGGTCATGGGCCGCGAGGGCGGCTGCGAGCCGGTCCCGCAGGTCGTCCCGGTCGGCGGGTCGCCCGGACCGACCGTCGCCGTCGCCGTCGTCATCGCCGTCCCCGTCGAGACCGGGGGCCCCGACACCGCGCGGAAAGTAGAGGTCGAAGACCGGGTCGAACACGGCCCGTTGGCCGGTGCCGTGCAGCAGAGCGGAGGCCAGCCCCTCGCGCACGTACTCGCGGTCGGTCAGGCCGAGCGCCTCCAGGGCCCGCGCCGCGTCCACGGTCTCGCCGGTGCCGATCCGGATGCCGTGTCCGCGCAGTGCCTGGACCAGCCCGGTCAGCCGCTCCGGCACACCGGCCGGCGCGCTCACACGGCGTCCAGGTCGAGCTTGGCGGCCGCCTTCAGGACATCTTCCTGGTGCTTGAGGAGCACGCCGAGAGTGTCGCGTACGACGCCCTCGTCGAGGGTGTTCGCGCCGAGCGCGAGCAGCGTACGCGCCCAGTCGATGGTCTCGGCGACGGACGGCATTTTGCGCAGGTCCATCTCGCGCAGCGCCCCGACCACCCGCACCACGGACTCGGCGAGCGCCGCGTCGAGGCCCGGCACCTTGAGCCGTACGATGCGACGCTCCAACTCGGCGTCGGGGAAGCCGATGTGGAGGAACAGGCAGCGGCGGCGCAGCGCCTCGGACAGCTCACGGCTCGCGTTCGAGGTGAGCACCACGAACGGGCGGCGGGTGGCGGCGATCGTGCCCAGTTCGGGTACCGTCACCTGGAAGTCGCTGAGCACTTCGAGCAGCAGCCCCTCGACCTCGACGTCCGCCTTGTCGGTCTCGTCGATCAGCAGCACCTTCGGCTCGTCGCCGCGGATGGCGGTGAGCAGGGGGCGCGGCAGCAGGAACTCCTCGCCGAAGATGTCCGTGCGAGCCTCGTCCCACGTCTCGTCACGGCCGGCACTGATGCGCAGCAGCTGCTTGGCGTGGTTCCACTCGTACAGCGCGCGTGACTCGTCGACGCCCTCGTAGCACTGCAACCGGATCAGTCGCGCGTCCGCGACCTCGGCCACCGCCTTCGCCAGCTCCGTCTTGCCCACCCCGGCGGGCCCCTCGACCAGCAGGGGCTTGCCCAGGCGGTCGGCGAGGAAGACGGTGGTGGCGACCGCGGGCGACGCCAGATAGCCGGTTTCGGCGAGACGCGCGGACACGTCCTCGACGGATGTGAAGTAACCGGTCGTCATACGGTGTTCCCCCGGATCTCGACTCGCCACGCTCGACGGCGGCGTGCTGCGCCTCCCTCGCTACGTGATCAGGTCCGCCGTGCCGTCCACAAGAGGAGGGCGCCGTTTGCGTCGAACGTCACGGCCGGCCGCCCGGAACGGGACACCCGCGTGCCCGTCGAGGCTCCTGAGTCCGGTGCGGATCAGTCGCCCGAGCAGCCGAGGATTCTCAGGTGGGTCGGCTTGCCGTCGGAGTACAGGACGACGTACACACCGGTCCAGCGCTTCCTGGAACTGCCCCGGCGTCGGGCGGTCGGTGCCGAAGTGGTGCACCGCGCGGGCCGACGCCAGCGGGCGCAGGGTTGCGTGGTCCGTTGCCCGGTGCTCTGACGGGGCGGGCGGTGGTGTGGACGACGCGCCGGATGTCGAGGATGGAGTGGGTGCCTTCCTCGCCCATCCCTGATCTTGCGTGGGTATCCCCGGCTTCAGCTGGGGAGGGAAACGCATCCACGGCCCGGAGGCGCGAAGCGCCGGAGTTCACTGCGTTGTCAGTGGCCTCCGCTAGGTTGATCACACCGGGAACGAAGGGGGGTGGGCCTGATGATCCGTGCGTACAAGTTCCTCCTGCGGCCCACCACGCGCCAGCAGGTCGCACTCGCCGCGATGCTGGCCGATCACTGTTCGCTCTACAACGGGGCGTTGCAGGAACGCCGCGACGCCTACCGGCACACCTCGAAGACGAGCGTCAGGTACGGGCAGCAGTCCGCGCAGCTCAAGGACATCCGCGGCTTCGATCCCGAGCGGCAGGGCCGCTGGTCCTTCTCCTCGCAGCAGGCCACGCTGCGCCATCTGGACAAGGCATTCGCCGCGTTCTTCCGTCGGATCAAAACCGGGGACAAGCCGGGCTACCCCCGTTTCCGGGGCATCAACTGGTTCGACACCGTCGACTTCCCCAAGGACGGCGACGGCTGCCGTTGGGACTCCACCCCGCACGACCCCGTCACCCGCGTCCGTTTCCAGGGCGTCGGGCACGTCAAGGTCCACCAGCACCGGCCCGTGGCCGACAGGGTCAAAACCGTCAGCGTCAAGCGCGAGGGCAGGCGCTGGTATGTCGTGCTGACCGCTGAACAGGAGCAGCCGCAGCCGCTGCCTCCGACGGGCAGTGTGGTCGGCATTGACCTGGGCATCGCCAACTTCCTCGCCGACTCAAGCGGTGGGTTCGTGGCCCACCCGCGTCACGGGCGGAAGGCTGCCGCGAAGCTCGAAGCCGCGCAGCAGGCAGTGGCCCGGTTCCCGCGGGTGCGCCGCGACCAGCGCACCGCCCACCACCGCCGTGCCGTCGAGAAGGTCGCCGACCTGCACCGCAAGGTCCGGCGTCAGCGGCTCGATCACGCACACAAGACAGCCCTCGATCTGGTCCGTGCGCACG
Above is a genomic segment from Streptomyces sp. R21 containing:
- a CDS encoding RNA-guided endonuclease InsQ/TnpB family protein — protein: MIRAYKFLLRPTTRQQVALAAMLADHCSLYNGALQERRDAYRHTSKTSVRYGQQSAQLKDIRGFDPERQGRWSFSSQQATLRHLDKAFAAFFRRIKTGDKPGYPRFRGINWFDTVDFPKDGDGCRWDSTPHDPVTRVRFQGVGHVKVHQHRPVADRVKTVSVKREGRRWYVVLTAEQEQPQPLPPTGSVVGIDLGIANFLADSSGGFVAHPRHGRKAAAKLEAAQQAVARFPRVRRDQRTAHHRRAVEKVADLHRKVRRQRLDHAHKTALDLVRAHDVIAHEDLKIRNMVKAPVPRPDPDQPGGFLPNGAAAKAGLNRSISDAGWGVFLTILHVKAESAGREVIAVDPRNTSRTCPACGHVAAENRPTQEKFHCLSCGHHAHADTVGALNVLRAGLARRDAQPA